One Setaria viridis chromosome 5, Setaria_viridis_v4.0, whole genome shotgun sequence genomic region harbors:
- the LOC117857408 gene encoding probable membrane-associated kinase regulator 4: protein MEKHSPQSHDQPLQEEDYIDMDLSSAAAADAATTTASLFCYSTLMATSPQHSREFEFHMPAPLDQWEPMASPADELFYKGKLLPLHLPPRIQMVEKLLESAAEKGLLSASTAPATPYQSCNVSAANSCYASGELNAEYYFHECISAGSDAAEEAAACEKKPWSKKLKFIRHLNLGLKLKASKAYLKTIFATKGGNPDDKHGVPRADELSNAQFKTWRKDPFGNIRSNRYIASPISNRNTLGSKLKEDECSHRRSFSSVIIRYSSSNKPSSVSSSSCSSSNSSSFSIPSSTDSGVGPVLRRSSSASSEMDNPIQGAIAYCKKSQQLASVRKSASDAGFRFMSSSASKIAAESEDAEGIFDISRNINVNSMFSQ, encoded by the coding sequence ATGGAAAAACATAGCCCCCAAAGCCATGACCAACCACTCCAAGAAGAGGACTACATAGATATGGATTTGagctcggcagcagcagcagatgcgGCCACCACCACAGCAAGCTTGTTCTGCTACAGCACTCTCATGGCGACCTCCCCACAACACTCGCGAGAGTTTGAATTCCACATGCCAGCTCCACTTGACCAGTGGGAGCCCATGGCATCCCCAGCAGATGAGCTCTTCTACAAGGGCAAGTTGCTACCGCTCCATCTTCCACCACGCATTCAGATGGTTGAGAAGCTCCTGGAGAGTGCGGCTGAGAAGGGCTTACTCTCAGCGAGCACTGCCCCAGCAACACCATACCAGTCATGCAATGTATCAGCAGCAAATTCATGTTATGCCAGTGGTGAGCTCAATGCGGAGTACTACTTCCATGAGTGCATATCCGCTGGTAGTGATGCTGCTGAGGAGGCAGCAGCCTGTGAGAAGAAGCCATGGTCCAAGAAGCTCAAGTTCATCAGGCATCTCAACCTTGGTCTCAAGCTCAAGGCATCAAAAGCTTACTTGAAGACAATATTTGCCACTAAAGGAGGGAATCCAGATGACAAGCATGGTGTACCTAGAGCAGACGAGTTGTCCAATGCACAGTTCAAGACCTGGAGGAAGGACCCATTTGGCAATATCAGAAGCAACAGGTACATTGCCTCACCCATCAGCAATAGGAACACACTAGGTAGCAAGCTTAAAGAGGACGAGTGCAGCCATAGAAGATCCTTCTCCAGTGTCATTATCCGATACTCGTCATCAAACAAGCCATCCTCtgtttcatcatcatcatgctcttCATCAAATTCGTCCTCGTTCTCCATTCCAAGCTCAACTGACTCTGGTGTTGGACCCGTGctgaggaggagcagcagtgcAAGTTCAGAGATGGACAATCCAATTCAGGGAGCAATAGCATACTGCAAGAAGTCACAGCAGCTTGCCTCAGTGAGGAAGAGTGCAAGTGATGCAGGTTTCCGgttcatgtcatcatcagcATCAAAAATAGCAGCAGAATCTGAAGATGCAGAGGGTATATTTGATATTAGCCGAAATATAAATGTAAATTCAATGTTTTCTCAATAA